GGCAAGATCCCGCCTGAGTCTTTGACCCCGGTTCGTCGCTTAATGAGTGATTCGAAAAGATCTCCGATGAGGCCCACCATCGTCAGGAGTACGCCAAGGATCAGCGAATCCGTCAGTGAGAGTTGTGAGGCAAACCACTGCTGAGCCAGGACTGCCACACCGACCGTGAGAATGAGTCCACCGAGTACCCCTTCGACGGTTTTCTTCGGACTGATCGACGGGAGTAAGGGATGTTTTCCCCACAGAGTTCCCGCATAGTAGGCCCCGATGTCTGACGCCCATGTCACAACTGCGAGGAAGAGCACGAGCCACTGGCCGTCCGGTAGTGCGCGGGCCGAGACCACGGTGCTCAGAGGGAAGCCCACATACAACAGGCCCAGGAGAATCGCGAGTGCATCGCCCCATCGATGTGCGGCTGACACAGCGGAGATGGATACAGCCACGAGGGCCACCAGGACACAGCCCAC
The nucleotide sequence above comes from Nitrospira sp.. Encoded proteins:
- a CDS encoding phosphatidate cytidylyltransferase, encoding MTTSPARTRQFDLRRLYTALALIPAVYLIIAHLVPWALTLLLLVVGVIALLELYKLSFPSRLSHLLLGVGLAGFALTLIQPHFSFSWPELLVGCVLVALVAVSISAVSAAHRWGDALAILLGLLYVGFPLSTVVSARALPDGQWLVLFLAVVTWASDIGAYYAGTLWGKHPLLPSISPKKTVEGVLGGLILTVGVAVLAQQWFASQLSLTDSLILGVLLTMVGLIGDLFESLIKRRTGVKDSGGILPGHGGMLDRLDSLLFTAPTFYYYVVYIRGLSPLS